Proteins encoded within one genomic window of Anastrepha ludens isolate Willacy chromosome 4, idAnaLude1.1, whole genome shotgun sequence:
- the LOC128861156 gene encoding neurotactin, producing the protein MGELEEKETGPSETTPQQEVVNEPKETDKMLDKKDESDTAEQQIENTVAKVKNSSLNAEKKNAATSKPTTPTSLSGKKSPAQSVDQIAIAGAEEAQPAKANGGSTEEIIDIPETVKTEEGDEKKMSTEDREVKPKKIPIGGLKLPGFFMKNKPKPDGDGADGELLERENKDEVPADAATQEAGKPKKEEKLRISFGERLRNFFVRKPAAEKQQTKQAANGDADAKSEATAEAAAADGEANNTANPSDAPPQKRGLLNAIKLPIANMIPRKKIDDDVELGMGKAGLASMETLDDSLKDQDCVDKAPAKNNCTDEITKLKKSPSGEINQASPEEKSAEEPQVPMSLADRLRSYRCSADDGLIVLGIMVFILLIGVIGYVLSHEKLTSPPVREGRFIDAVTGCGMVEGLQEDGAFAFRGIPYALPPVGDQRWRPAQLINGIDDCWNGTLKAHNVSNYCTQRLGNGTIIGDEDCLYLDIVTPHVRYNSPVPVIVLIGTETLTGPSPGVLRPSARYSRSHDVIFVRPNFRLGALGFLALEALTKDAYPRTSGNYALSDIIAVLKWIQLNIAHFGGDPKLVTLLGHRAGGTLVSALVTSSKINDLYARAWVTSSSAIFPGKSLEESEKRNNQFMTALDCQDIICLRAASTEQIWAATPDTWLHFPVDIPAIDEKPSAHHEWLVLDGNILQRHPADAWKEEHIGKPKLVMGATAHEAHTEQLRQRHANWTAEEVRAFIASSKIGALNLTNEAIQIYNATNYRNLVTMITDIRTICPLLTNARLQPSVPFYVVHQGEGENQLATVDTDVLAILGRYEPHTVEQRRFVSSMQQLFYHYISQGTVPQYEPSRRVLYIAQDPLPQQDHPNCNFWISHDVVPRYARID; encoded by the exons ATGGGCGAACTGGAAGAGAAGGAGACCGGACCATCAGAAACCACACCGCAACAAGAGGTAGTCAACGAACCCAAAGAGACCGATAAAATGCTAGACAAAAAGGATGAATCTGATACGGCTGAGCAGCAAATAGAAAATACGGTAGCAAAGGTTAAAAATTCAAGTCTCAACGCTGAAAAGAAAAATGCGGCCACCTCCAAACCGACAACACCAACTTCTTTGAGCGGTAAAAAATCGCCTGCCCAATCTGTTGATCAAATTGCTATCGCCGGTGCTGAGGAAGCGCAACCGGCAAAAGCAAATGGTGGCAGCACTGAAGAGATCATTGACATTCCCGAAACTGTTAAAACTGAAGAGGGCGATGAGAAGAAGATGTCCACTGAAGATCGTGAAGTAAAACCGAAGAAGATACCGATTGGTGGTTTAAAATTGCCGGGtttctttatgaaaaataaacccAAACCCGATGGTGATGGTGCTGATGGTGAACTTCTAGAAAGGGAAAATAAGGACGAAGTGCCTGCCGATGCTGCTACCCAAGAAGCGGGCAAACCCAAGAAGGAAGAGAAACTACGTATTAGTTTTGGTGAACGTTTGCGCAACTTTTTCGTACGTAAGCCGGCCGCCGAAAAGCAGCAAACCAAACAAGCAGCCAACGGAGATGCCGATGCAAAGAGTG AGGCCACAGCTGAGGCAGCAGCAGCTGACGGTGAGGCTAATAACACAGCCAACCCCTCAGATGCACCGCCACAGAAACGAGGCCTTTTGAATGCTATCAAGCTGCCAATTGCAAACATGATACCGAGAAAGAAGATAGATGACGATGTGGAGCTGGGCATGGGTAAGGCTGGTCTGGCTTCGATGGAAACACTCGATGATTCATTGAAAGATCAAGATTGCGTTGATAAGGCGCCCGCCAAAAACAATTGCACCGATGAGATTACGAAACTGAAGAAATCGCCAAGTGGTGAAATCAACCAAGCTTCGCCGGAAGAG AAATCGGCCGAAGAACCACAGGTTCCCATGTCCTTAGCCGACCGTTTGCGTTCGTACCGCTGTTCTGCGGATGATGGCCTCATCGTGCTAGGTATCATGGTTTTCATATTGCTAATTGGTGTAATCGGCTATGTACTCTCACATGAGAAGCTCACTTCACCGCCGGTACGTGAAGGACGTTTCATTGACGCTGTTACCGGATGTGGCATGGTTGAGGGATTACAAGAGGATGGCGCATTTGCCTTCCGTGGAATTCCCTATGCCCTACCCCCAGTAGGTGATCAGCGTTGGCGACCTGCTCAATTGATTAACGGAATTGATGACTGTTGGAATGGCACTTTGAAGGCGCACAATGTCAGCAACTACTGCACGCAACGATTGGGTAATGGCACGATTATAGGCGATGAAGATTGCCTGTATTTGGATATTGTAACACCGCATGTGCGTTATAACAGTCCAGTGCCGGTAATTGTACTAATCGGTACAGAAACATTGACTGGTCCTTCGCCGGGCGTGCTACGTCCATCGGCGCGTTATTCACGCTCGCACGATGTCATTTTTGTGCGTCCAAACTTCCGATTGGGTGCGTTGGGTTTCCTCGCCTTAGAGGCGCTCACTAAAGATGCCTATCCACGCACTTCAGGCAACTATGCGTTGTCCGATATTATTGCCGTATTGAAATGGATTCAATTGAATATCGCACACTTTGGTGGCGATCCTAAATTAGTAACTTTACTCGGTCACCGTGCTGGCGGTACACTTGTTTCGGCTTTGGTTACCTCTAGCAAGATAAATGATCTTTATGCACGCGCTTGGGTTACTTCTTCGTCGGCCATTTTCCCTGGAAAGTCATTGGAAGAGTCGGAGAAACGCAATAACCAATTTATGACAGCATTGGATTGTCAAGATATCATATGCTTACGTGCGGCATCTACCGAACAAATATGGGCTGCCACACCAGATACTTGGCTGCATTTCCCAGTGGACATACCTGCCATAGATGAGAAACCGAGTGCGCATCATGAATGGCTGGTGTTGGACGGCAATATACTGCAACGTCATCCTGCCGACGCTTGGAAAGAGGAACATATCGGCAAACCGAAACTTGTTATGGGCGCAACAGCGCATGAGGCACACACTGAACAGCTGCGTCAACGACACGCCAACTGGACCGCAGAAGAGGTGCGCGCATTCATCGCATCATCGAAAATCGGTGCGCTCAATCTAACCAACGAAGCTATACAAATCTACAACGCGACTAACTATCGTAACTTGGTCACCATGATTACCGACATACGTACTATCTGCCCGTTGCTGACTAATGCGCGCCTGCAGCCCTCTGTGCCGTTCTATGTGGTGCACCAAGGCGAGGGAGAAAATCAATTAGCCACCGTTGATACAGACGTGCTCGCTATATTGGGGCGTTATGAGCCACATACCGTCGAACAGCGACGATTTGTTTCGTCAATGCAACAGCTGTTCTACCATTATATCTCCCAAGGCACTGTGCCCCAATACGAACCGAGTCGACGAGTACTGTACATCGCGCAAGATCCACTGCCACAACAGGATCACCCGAACTGTAATTTCTGGATAAGTCACGATGTGGTCCCGCGTTATGCACGCATCGATTAA